The proteins below are encoded in one region of Roseovarius bejariae:
- a CDS encoding M20 aminoacylase family protein, whose amino-acid sequence MPVKNRFAELHDEITAWRRDIHRHPEILFETHRTSALVAEKLRDFGCDTVETGIGRTGVVGVIKGRETGSGKVIGLRADMDALPIHEATGVDYASETPGAMHACGHDGHTAMLLGAARYLAETRNFDGTVVVIFQPAEEGGGGGREMCEDGLMERFGVQEVYGMHNWPGMPEGSFAIRPGPFFAATDLFKIEVRGRGGHAAKPHDTVDPVVMTAQLVSALQSIASRNADPTEQLVVSVTSMETTSKAFNVIPQGVDLMGTVRTLSPEMRDLAEERMGAICEHLGTAMGGKITLEYQRNYPVMVNHDAQTDFAAEVAKSVSGQCDEAPLVMGGEDFAFMLEARPGAYILVGNGDTAMVHHPEYNFNDDAIPAGCSWWAGIAEQRMPLGG is encoded by the coding sequence ATGCCCGTGAAGAACCGCTTTGCCGAACTGCATGACGAGATCACCGCGTGGCGGCGGGATATTCACCGCCACCCCGAAATCCTGTTCGAGACGCACCGCACCAGTGCGCTGGTGGCTGAGAAGCTGCGGGACTTCGGCTGTGACACGGTGGAAACCGGCATCGGGCGCACCGGGGTCGTCGGCGTGATCAAGGGGCGCGAAACGGGATCGGGCAAGGTGATCGGGTTGCGGGCCGACATGGACGCCTTGCCGATTCACGAGGCAACGGGGGTGGATTATGCCAGCGAAACGCCCGGTGCGATGCATGCCTGCGGCCATGACGGCCATACCGCGATGCTGCTGGGCGCGGCGCGATACCTTGCCGAGACCCGCAATTTCGACGGCACCGTCGTGGTGATCTTCCAGCCCGCCGAAGAGGGCGGCGGGGGCGGCCGCGAGATGTGCGAGGACGGGTTGATGGAACGGTTCGGCGTGCAGGAGGTGTACGGGATGCACAATTGGCCCGGTATGCCGGAGGGCAGCTTCGCGATCCGTCCGGGGCCGTTTTTCGCCGCGACCGACCTGTTCAAGATCGAGGTGCGCGGACGAGGCGGCCATGCGGCCAAACCGCATGACACGGTGGACCCGGTGGTGATGACCGCGCAACTGGTCAGCGCCTTGCAAAGCATTGCCAGCCGCAATGCCGACCCGACGGAGCAATTGGTTGTTTCGGTCACCTCGATGGAGACCACCTCGAAGGCCTTCAACGTGATCCCGCAGGGCGTGGACCTGATGGGAACGGTGCGGACCCTGAGCCCGGAGATGCGCGATCTGGCCGAAGAGCGTATGGGGGCGATCTGTGAGCATCTGGGCACGGCCATGGGGGGGAAGATCACCCTTGAGTACCAGCGCAATTACCCGGTGATGGTGAACCATGACGCGCAGACCGACTTTGCCGCAGAGGTGGCCAAATCGGTCAGCGGGCAGTGCGACGAGGCGCCGCTTGTCATGGGCGGGGAGGATTTCGCCTTCATGCTGGAGGCGCGGCCCGGGGCCTATATCCTTGTGGGCAATGGCGACACGGCCATGGTGCATCACCCGGAGTATAACTTTAACGACGATGCGATCCCGGCCGGCTGTAGCTGGTGGGCGGGGATCGCCGAGCAGCGGATGCCCCTGGGCGGGTAA
- a CDS encoding glycosyltransferase family 4 protein: MPELIVTNFNRNFTGVSATAAGVIHQQMQYYDLALAGHALPGCPDPITKREALRLSRTPPQNRPFTIWHVRRNTEMRTALWARDILRLPVKIVFTSAAQRRHSAFPRWLISRMDAVIATTERAADFVPHVRAVVPHGVDCTRFTPATNRTAAWAATGYPGTRGIATIGRIRPEKGTDRFVEAMLAYLPTAPDVTALVIGRAAKSDAGFLSDLQQKIAKAGLTDRILFPGEIPPGDLPGLTRALSAIVQLPRYEGYGMTPLEGMASGVPFVATDAGYYRHFTQNGTTGFITPEDDAKATAEALTTLLSESTHEKMAQAARHAAESLFSIEAEAQGISQVYEALWSAS; this comes from the coding sequence GTGCCCGAGCTGATCGTCACCAATTTCAACCGCAATTTCACCGGGGTCTCGGCCACCGCCGCCGGCGTAATCCACCAACAGATGCAGTACTACGACCTCGCCCTCGCGGGCCACGCCCTGCCCGGTTGTCCCGATCCGATCACCAAGCGCGAGGCCCTCCGCCTCTCGCGCACACCACCGCAAAACCGCCCCTTCACCATCTGGCACGTGCGCCGCAACACGGAAATGCGCACCGCCCTCTGGGCGCGCGACATCCTGCGCCTGCCCGTGAAGATCGTCTTCACCTCCGCCGCCCAGCGCCGCCATTCGGCCTTCCCGCGCTGGCTCATCTCGCGGATGGACGCGGTGATCGCCACCACCGAGCGCGCTGCGGACTTCGTCCCCCATGTTCGCGCGGTCGTCCCCCATGGCGTCGATTGTACCCGTTTCACCCCGGCCACGAACCGCACTGCCGCATGGGCCGCCACCGGCTATCCCGGCACCCGCGGCATTGCCACCATCGGGCGTATCCGCCCCGAAAAAGGCACCGACCGTTTCGTCGAGGCGATGCTCGCCTACCTGCCGACCGCCCCCGATGTCACCGCCCTCGTCATCGGCCGCGCCGCCAAATCCGACGCGGGCTTTCTGTCTGATCTGCAACAGAAAATCGCCAAGGCCGGCCTCACCGACCGAATCCTGTTTCCCGGCGAAATCCCCCCCGGCGATCTTCCCGGGCTCACCCGGGCGCTCTCGGCCATCGTGCAACTGCCCCGCTACGAAGGCTACGGCATGACACCGCTCGAAGGCATGGCCAGCGGCGTGCCCTTCGTGGCCACCGACGCAGGCTACTACCGGCATTTCACGCAAAACGGCACCACCGGGTTCATCACCCCCGAGGATGATGCCAAGGCCACCGCAGAGGCCCTGACGACGCTGCTATCCGAAAGCACCCACGAAAAAATGGCCCAAGCCGCCCGCCACGCCGCCGAATCCCTCTTCAGCATCGAGGCCGAAGCGCAGGGCATCTCACAAGTGTACGAGGCCCTCTGGAGCGCCTCATAA